CGCCTGCAGGGCCTGCTCCCACACCTGGGCAGAGGGGGCGTAGCGCGTGACCCATGGCGCCAGCACGGCCGCCGCCGCAATCCCGGTCAGCACAAGCATGCCGACCACCGCCGACCTGTACCGGAGGAGGTGGCGAAGCCGCATCCGCCACCGCAGGCGGTGCATCGGGATTGCGCCTTCCCCGCTAGTCATGCCGGCTAGTCATAGCGAATGCGCGGATCCAACATGGCATAGAGCAGGTCCACCGCGAGGTTGATGAGCACGAACGCGATGGCGGTGAAGAGAATCGTCCCCTGGACAAGCGGTGCGTCGCGGCTGTAGATCGCGCCCACCGCCAGGCGCCCCAGGCCCGGCCATGCGAAAACGGTCTCGGTGAGCACCGCGCCTCCGAGCAGCCCGCCGAGCTGCAGCCCGACCACCGTTACGATCGGGATGAGCGCGCTGCGCAGCGCGTGGCGCAGCAGCACGATCCGGCCTGAGAGGCCCTTGGCGCGCGCCGTGCGGATGTAGTCCTGCCCCAGGACCTCCAGCAAACTGCTGCGCGTCATGCGCGCGATGAGCGCCGACGACGCCAGCCCCAGCGTCACCGCCGGCAGCACCAGGTGCTTCCAAGTCCCGAACCCCGAGGCAGGCAGCCAGCCCAGCGCCAGCGCGAACACCAGCATCAGCAGCAGGCCCAACCAAAACACCGGCAGCGATACCCCCATGAGCGCCAGGAGCATCGCCGCGTGGTCCACGGCGCTGCCGCGGTACGCGGCGGAGAGCACGCCGGCGGGAATGCCGATCGCCAGCGCGATCCCCAGACTCGCGACCGTCACAACAAGGGTGAAGGGAGCGCGGGCCAGCACCTCGTCGAGGACCGGCGCGCCTGTCCGCAGCGACCGCCCCAGATCGCCCTGGGCCGCGCGCCACACGAAGCGGCCGTACTGCACGGGCAGGGGAGCATCGAGCCCCAGGGTTGAGCGGAG
This is a stretch of genomic DNA from Armatimonadota bacterium. It encodes these proteins:
- a CDS encoding ABC transporter permease, which produces MGRYLFQRLSLLVPVMLGVTLVAFITLHLAPGDPVRVLLGELGQGASQEEIARLRSTLGLDAPLPVQYGRFVWRAAQGDLGRSLRTGAPVLDEVLARAPFTLVVTVASLGIALAIGIPAGVLSAAYRGSAVDHAAMLLALMGVSLPVFWLGLLLMLVFALALGWLPASGFGTWKHLVLPAVTLGLASSALIARMTRSSLLEVLGQDYIRTARAKGLSGRIVLLRHALRSALIPIVTVVGLQLGGLLGGAVLTETVFAWPGLGRLAVGAIYSRDAPLVQGTILFTAIAFVLINLAVDLLYAMLDPRIRYD